Proteins encoded within one genomic window of Citrobacter amalonaticus Y19:
- the dnaT gene encoding primosomal protein DnaT has translation MSSRILTPDVIGIDALLHDHQTVLAKSEGGAVAVFANNAPAFYALTPARLAQLLALEEKLARPGSDVTLDAQFYEEPQPVPVAVPLGKFAMYPAWQPDADFQRQAALWGVALREPVTAEELASFVAYWQAEGKVFHHVQWQQKLARSVQIGRASNGGLPKRDVNTVSEPDNQIPPGFRG, from the coding sequence ATGTCATCCAGAATTTTGACCCCGGACGTCATTGGTATTGACGCCTTATTACACGATCATCAGACGGTGCTGGCGAAGTCAGAAGGCGGCGCGGTGGCGGTGTTTGCCAATAACGCCCCGGCCTTTTACGCGCTGACCCCCGCTCGTCTGGCACAACTGCTGGCGCTCGAAGAAAAGCTCGCCCGACCGGGGAGCGATGTGACGCTGGATGCGCAGTTTTATGAAGAACCGCAACCTGTGCCGGTCGCCGTACCGCTGGGAAAATTCGCCATGTACCCCGCCTGGCAGCCGGATGCCGACTTTCAGCGCCAGGCCGCGCTGTGGGGCGTGGCGTTAAGAGAGCCGGTCACCGCCGAAGAACTGGCCTCATTCGTGGCCTACTGGCAAGCGGAAGGCAAAGTTTTTCATCACGTGCAATGGCAACAAAAACTGGCGCGCAGCGTCCAGATCGGCCGCGCGAGCAACGGTGGCCTGCCAAAGCGCGATGTAAACACGGTCAGCGAACCAGATAATCAAATTCCACCGGGTTTTAGAGGTTAA
- the dnaC gene encoding DNA replication protein DnaC yields the protein MKNVGDLMKRLQKMMPAHIEPAFKTGEELLAWQKEQGEIRAAALARENRAMKMQRTFNRSGIRPLHQNCSFDNYHVECEGQMNALSKARQYVEEFDGNIASFIFSGKPGTGKNHLAAAICNELLLRGKSVLIITVADIMSAMKETFSNRQTSEEQLLNDLSNVDLLVIDEIGVQTESRYEKVIINQIVDRRSSSKRPTGMLTNSNMEEMTKLLGERVMDRMRLGNSLWVIFNWDSFRSRVTGKEY from the coding sequence ATGAAAAACGTTGGCGATCTGATGAAACGTCTGCAAAAAATGATGCCAGCCCATATCGAACCCGCGTTCAAAACGGGTGAAGAGCTACTGGCCTGGCAGAAGGAGCAAGGTGAAATTCGCGCCGCTGCGCTGGCTCGCGAAAATCGGGCAATGAAAATGCAGCGCACCTTTAACCGTTCTGGCATCCGTCCATTACATCAGAACTGCTCATTCGATAACTATCATGTTGAATGCGAAGGCCAGATGAATGCGCTGAGCAAAGCGCGCCAGTATGTGGAAGAGTTCGATGGCAACATCGCCAGTTTTATCTTCTCCGGCAAACCAGGGACGGGGAAAAACCACCTCGCCGCGGCAATCTGCAACGAACTGCTGCTGCGCGGAAAGTCGGTGCTGATTATCACCGTGGCGGACATCATGTCGGCGATGAAAGAGACGTTCAGCAATCGCCAGACCAGCGAAGAACAGTTGCTGAACGATCTCAGCAATGTTGATCTGCTGGTCATTGATGAGATCGGCGTGCAAACCGAATCGCGCTATGAAAAGGTCATCATCAACCAGATCGTCGATCGTCGTTCCTCCTCAAAACGTCCGACCGGCATGCTCACCAACAGCAATATGGAAGAAATGACCAAACTGCTGGGTGAGCGCGTGATGGATCGCATGCGACTGGGCAACAGCCTGTGGGTGATCTTCAACTGGGACAGTTTCCGCAGCCGGGTAACCGGCAAAGAGTATTAA
- a CDS encoding DUF2501 domain-containing protein → MMKTTKRLLCCAIAASACFAANTFAASWQDSLSSAASELSKQSTTSSQNGTSLSSLTSLLNGGNQALSANNMNNAAGILQYCAKQKLASVTDAENVKNQVLDKLGLGATEQKQDTNYLDGIQGLLNTKDGQQLNLNNIGSTPLAEKVKTKACDLVLKQGMNFIS, encoded by the coding sequence ATAATGAAAACGACAAAACGTTTGCTGTGCTGCGCGATCGCGGCCAGCGCCTGCTTCGCAGCCAATACTTTCGCCGCCTCCTGGCAAGACTCTCTTTCCAGTGCTGCCAGTGAACTGAGCAAGCAGAGTACCACTTCGTCGCAAAACGGCACGTCGCTCTCTTCCCTGACCAGCCTGCTCAATGGCGGCAACCAGGCGCTGAGTGCGAACAACATGAATAACGCGGCCGGGATTTTACAGTACTGCGCGAAGCAGAAGCTGGCTTCCGTTACCGATGCGGAAAATGTGAAAAATCAGGTACTGGATAAACTGGGTCTCGGCGCAACCGAGCAAAAACAGGACACCAACTATCTGGATGGTATTCAGGGTCTGCTCAACACCAAAGATGGTCAGCAGCTTAACCTGAACAATATCGGCAGTACGCCACTCGCAGAAAAAGTGAAAACCAAAGCCTGCGACCTGGTGCTCAAACAGGGTATGAACTTTATTTCCTGA
- the opgB gene encoding phosphatidylglycerol--membrane-oligosaccharide glycerophosphotransferase, translating into MSELLSIALFLASVLIYAWKAGRNTWWFVATLAVLGLFVVLNITLLASDYFTGDGINDAVLYTLTNSLTGAGVGKYILPGIGIALALVAVFGTLGWVLRRRRHHPHHFGYSLLALLLALGSVDASPAFRQISELVKSQTRDGDPDFAAYYKEPAKSIPNPKLNLVYIYGESLERTYFDNEAFPELTPELGALKNEGMDFSHTQQLPGTDYTIAGMVASQCGIPLFAPFEGNASASVSSFFPQNLCLGDILKNSGYQNHFVQGANLRFAGKDVFLKSHGFDYLYGAEELKSVVADPNYRNDWGFYDDTVLDEAWKKFEALSRSGQRFSLFTLTVDTHHPDGFISRACQRKRYDFDGKPNQSFSAVSCSQENIAAFINKIKASPWFKDTVIVVSSDHLAMNNSAWKYLNKQDRNNLFFVIRGDKPQQETLAVKRNTMDNGATVLDILGGDNYIGLGRSSLSGQSMSEVFLNSKEKILAMKPDIIRLWNFPKEMKDFTVDRDKNMIAFSGSHFRLPLLLRISDKRVEPLPESEYSAPLRFQLADFAPRDNFVWVDRCYKMGQLWSPELALSTDWCVSQGQLGGEQIVQHVDKAQWKGKTAFKDTVIDMERYKGNVDTLKIVDNDIRYKADSFVFNVAGAPEEVKQFSGISRPESWGRWSNAQLAEEVKIEYKQPLPKKFDLVITAKAFGDNANRPIPVRVGKEEQTLVLSHDVTTTTLHFDNPTDADTLVIIPPDPVSTNEGNILGHSPRQLGIGMVEIKVVSAQG; encoded by the coding sequence TTGTCTGAGTTACTCTCCATCGCGCTGTTTCTTGCCTCTGTACTGATTTATGCCTGGAAAGCGGGTCGCAACACCTGGTGGTTTGTCGCCACCCTGGCGGTGCTGGGACTTTTTGTGGTTCTGAATATCACACTCCTCGCCAGCGACTATTTCACAGGTGATGGCATTAACGATGCAGTACTCTACACGTTGACGAACAGTCTGACGGGGGCCGGTGTCGGCAAATACATTCTGCCGGGCATCGGCATTGCGCTGGCGCTCGTGGCGGTCTTTGGTACGCTGGGCTGGGTGCTGCGTCGTCGCCGTCATCATCCTCACCATTTTGGTTACAGCCTGCTGGCGCTGCTGTTGGCGCTGGGTTCCGTCGATGCCAGTCCGGCATTTCGTCAGATAAGCGAACTGGTCAAATCCCAGACTCGCGACGGCGATCCCGATTTCGCGGCCTACTATAAAGAACCGGCGAAAAGCATCCCCAACCCGAAGCTGAATCTGGTGTATATCTACGGTGAAAGCCTGGAGCGTACCTATTTCGACAACGAGGCCTTCCCGGAACTCACGCCGGAACTCGGCGCGTTGAAAAACGAAGGGATGGATTTCAGCCACACCCAGCAGTTACCGGGGACAGACTACACCATCGCCGGGATGGTCGCCTCCCAGTGCGGCATTCCCCTGTTCGCGCCGTTTGAAGGCAATGCGTCAGCATCGGTCTCCAGTTTCTTCCCACAGAATCTCTGTCTTGGGGATATCCTGAAAAACTCCGGCTACCAGAACCACTTTGTGCAGGGCGCAAACCTGCGTTTTGCCGGGAAAGACGTGTTCCTGAAGTCCCACGGTTTCGATTATCTGTATGGTGCCGAAGAGTTAAAAAGCGTCGTCGCCGATCCAAATTACCGCAACGACTGGGGCTTCTATGACGATACGGTACTGGATGAAGCGTGGAAGAAGTTCGAAGCACTCTCTCGCTCCGGCCAGCGTTTTTCACTGTTTACCCTGACTGTCGATACCCATCATCCGGACGGCTTTATCTCGCGCGCCTGTCAGCGCAAACGCTATGATTTTGACGGCAAACCCAACCAGTCCTTTAGCGCCGTCAGCTGTAGCCAGGAAAACATCGCGGCGTTTATCAATAAAATCAAAGCCTCGCCGTGGTTTAAAGATACCGTCATTGTGGTTTCTTCGGACCATCTGGCGATGAACAACAGCGCATGGAAATACCTCAACAAACAGGATCGCAACAACCTGTTCTTCGTGATACGTGGCGACAAGCCGCAGCAGGAGACGCTGGCGGTCAAACGTAACACCATGGATAACGGCGCGACGGTGCTGGATATTCTCGGCGGCGATAACTATATCGGTCTGGGGCGCAGTAGCCTGTCGGGTCAGTCGATGTCGGAAGTATTCCTCAACAGCAAAGAAAAGATCCTCGCCATGAAGCCGGACATCATTCGCCTGTGGAACTTCCCGAAAGAGATGAAAGATTTCACCGTCGACCGGGATAAAAATATGATCGCTTTCTCCGGCAGCCATTTCCGTCTGCCGTTGCTGTTACGGATATCAGATAAGCGCGTCGAACCCCTCCCGGAAAGCGAATACTCTGCCCCGCTGCGCTTCCAGCTTGCCGATTTTGCCCCGCGCGATAACTTTGTCTGGGTCGATCGCTGCTACAAGATGGGCCAGTTGTGGTCACCGGAACTGGCCCTCTCAACCGACTGGTGCGTCTCACAAGGTCAGCTTGGCGGAGAGCAAATCGTCCAGCATGTTGATAAAGCACAGTGGAAAGGCAAAACGGCCTTTAAAGACACAGTGATCGACATGGAACGTTATAAAGGCAATGTCGATACCCTGAAAATCGTCGATAACGACATCCGTTATAAGGCCGACAGTTTTGTCTTCAACGTGGCGGGCGCGCCGGAAGAGGTGAAGCAGTTTAGCGGGATTTCTCGTCCGGAATCCTGGGGACGCTGGTCCAACGCGCAGTTGGCGGAAGAAGTGAAGATCGAGTACAAACAGCCGCTGCCGAAAAAATTCGACCTGGTGATCACCGCGAAAGCCTTTGGCGACAATGCTAATCGTCCGATTCCGGTACGCGTTGGCAAGGAAGAGCAGACGCTGGTGTTAAGCCACGATGTCACCACCACCACGTTGCATTTCGATAACCCGACGGATGCGGATACACTGGTGATTATCCCGCCCGATCCGGTCTCGACCAACGAAGGCAACATCCTCGGCCACTCGCCGCGTCAACTGGGGATCGGGATGGTGGAAATCAAAGTGGTCAGCGCCCAGGGCTGA
- a CDS encoding zinc-binding alcohol dehydrogenase family protein → MSTMNMLICQEPRKLIHEKRDIPIPEKHEALIKIKSVGICGTDIHAWGGNQPFFSYPRVLGHEICGDIVTLGEKVTQFNVGQQVAVIPYVACQQCPACLGGRTNCCEKISVIGVHQDGGFSEYLSVPATNLLQAEGIDPQAAALIEPYAISAHAVRRAAIAPGDQVLVVGAGPIGIGAAAIARADGAQVVVADTSSARREHVASRLGLPVVDPSTEDFEAQLRAQFGGSLAQKVLDATGNQHAMNNTVNLIRHGGTIVFVGLFKGDLQFSDPEFHKKETTMMGSRNATPEDFAKVGRLMAEGKLNAEMMLTHRYPFSQLAEIFERDVINNRALIKGVITF, encoded by the coding sequence ATGTCCACAATGAATATGTTGATTTGCCAGGAACCCAGAAAATTAATTCATGAGAAACGTGACATTCCGATTCCGGAAAAACATGAAGCATTAATAAAAATTAAGTCTGTCGGTATATGTGGAACCGATATTCATGCCTGGGGAGGTAATCAACCTTTTTTTAGTTATCCACGCGTATTAGGCCATGAAATATGTGGGGATATTGTGACGCTCGGCGAGAAGGTGACGCAGTTTAACGTGGGTCAGCAGGTGGCGGTAATTCCCTATGTTGCGTGCCAGCAGTGTCCGGCGTGTCTGGGGGGCCGAACGAACTGCTGCGAGAAGATCTCTGTGATCGGCGTGCATCAGGATGGGGGGTTTAGCGAGTATCTCAGCGTTCCGGCGACTAATCTGTTGCAGGCGGAGGGGATTGATCCTCAGGCGGCAGCGTTGATCGAGCCTTACGCGATCAGCGCTCATGCGGTGCGTCGGGCAGCGATCGCACCGGGTGATCAGGTGTTGGTCGTCGGGGCCGGGCCGATTGGGATCGGGGCGGCGGCGATTGCGAGGGCCGATGGTGCGCAGGTGGTGGTGGCCGATACCAGTAGCGCTCGTCGCGAACATGTGGCTTCCCGTCTCGGCCTGCCGGTGGTGGATCCCTCAACTGAAGATTTTGAGGCTCAGCTGCGTGCGCAATTTGGCGGTTCGCTGGCGCAGAAAGTGCTCGATGCGACGGGCAACCAGCATGCCATGAACAATACCGTTAACCTGATCCGCCACGGCGGCACCATTGTCTTTGTCGGGCTGTTCAAAGGCGATTTACAGTTCTCTGACCCGGAGTTTCACAAGAAAGAGACCACCATGATGGGGAGTCGTAACGCCACGCCGGAGGATTTTGCGAAGGTGGGACGGCTGATGGCGGAAGGCAAACTGAACGCTGAAATGATGCTTACGCATCGCTATCCGTTTAGCCAGCTTGCGGAGATCTTCGAACGCGATGTGATTAACAATCGGGCGTTGATCAAAGGGGTGATTACGTTCTGA
- a CDS encoding GntR family transcriptional regulator: MSRSQNLRHNVINQVIDDMARGHLPSPLPSQSALAEMYNISRTTVRHMLNHLSECGVLTLVGNDHVITRSPEHDDGFACTTASMAEQNRIFEQAFYTMINQRQLRAGETFSELQLARMAGVSPVVVREYLLKFGRYNLIQSEKRGQWSMKKFDQSYAEQLFELREMLETHALQHFLNLPDDDPRWLQAKMLLERHRMLRDSVGSNFRMFSLLDRDFHALLLSAADNIFFNQSLEIISVIFHFHYQWDERDLKQRNIIAIDEHMTILSALICRSDLDALLALHNHLNTAKQSMIRSIRQENE, encoded by the coding sequence ATGAGCCGTTCGCAAAATTTACGTCACAATGTCATTAACCAGGTGATCGATGATATGGCGCGCGGTCATCTTCCTTCCCCGCTGCCGTCGCAAAGCGCATTGGCCGAAATGTACAACATCAGTCGCACCACGGTGCGCCACATGCTCAATCACCTCAGCGAGTGCGGCGTATTGACTCTGGTCGGCAACGACCACGTCATCACCCGTAGCCCCGAACATGATGATGGTTTTGCCTGTACGACCGCCTCCATGGCGGAGCAGAACCGTATTTTTGAGCAGGCGTTTTATACGATGATTAACCAGCGCCAGCTTCGCGCCGGCGAGACGTTTTCTGAACTTCAACTGGCCCGGATGGCGGGCGTCAGCCCGGTAGTGGTGCGAGAATACCTTTTAAAATTTGGACGTTACAATCTTATCCAGAGCGAAAAGCGCGGTCAGTGGAGCATGAAAAAGTTCGATCAATCCTATGCCGAACAGCTTTTTGAGCTGCGTGAAATGCTGGAAACCCATGCGCTACAGCACTTTCTCAATCTGCCGGATGACGATCCGCGCTGGCTGCAGGCCAAAATGCTGCTGGAACGCCACCGCATGCTGCGCGACAGCGTCGGTAGCAACTTCCGCATGTTCTCCCTGTTAGACCGTGATTTTCACGCGCTGCTGCTCTCTGCCGCCGACAATATATTTTTTAATCAATCACTTGAGATAATCTCGGTTATCTTCCATTTCCATTACCAATGGGATGAACGCGATCTTAAGCAACGCAATATCATCGCCATTGATGAGCACATGACTATCCTCAGCGCGCTGATTTGCCGCAGCGATCTCGATGCGCTTCTTGCGCTGCACAACCACCTGAATACGGCGAAGCAATCGATGATTCGCTCCATCCGACAAGAAAATGAATGA
- a CDS encoding C4-dicarboxylate TRAP transporter substrate-binding protein encodes MNKIIAVLITVCTFFLPFTIQAKPLSIKVAYENNPGEPLDVVMRYWAEILNKKSDGEITLVLYPSSQLGSKQDVTEQAMMGMNVITLTDVAFLADYEPDLGILFGPYLTDDPQKLFKIYESDWFRQKNEDLKKKGIHVVMNNYLYGTRQIISKKPIRKVEDLAGMKIRVPNNVMQIKAIQAMGATPTPMPLGEVYPALTQGVIDGVENPISVLQGQKLFEQAKYLSMVNYLTNTSVWIGGEAFFSTLSPEQLELIHSTGYEAGLYSQKLTIERDAEMLKSMEAEGVEVIYPDTEAFRQKAREVYSQFPEWTPGLYETIQQQLQ; translated from the coding sequence ATGAACAAGATAATAGCCGTGCTGATTACTGTTTGTACTTTTTTTCTGCCATTCACCATTCAGGCTAAACCGCTTTCTATTAAAGTCGCCTACGAAAATAATCCAGGCGAACCATTAGATGTGGTAATGCGCTACTGGGCTGAGATTCTGAATAAAAAAAGTGATGGAGAAATAACGCTGGTTCTCTATCCCAGCTCACAGCTAGGGTCAAAACAAGATGTGACTGAACAAGCCATGATGGGAATGAACGTCATCACGCTCACCGATGTGGCTTTTCTTGCCGATTACGAACCTGATTTAGGTATTTTGTTTGGACCTTATTTGACCGATGACCCGCAGAAACTCTTCAAAATTTATGAGAGCGACTGGTTTCGTCAAAAAAATGAAGACCTGAAGAAAAAAGGGATTCATGTGGTGATGAACAATTATCTGTACGGCACTCGCCAGATTATTTCTAAAAAACCGATTCGCAAGGTGGAAGATCTTGCGGGAATGAAAATCCGCGTACCGAATAACGTGATGCAAATTAAAGCTATTCAGGCAATGGGTGCAACCCCGACGCCGATGCCGCTGGGTGAAGTTTACCCTGCGCTGACTCAGGGCGTTATTGATGGTGTCGAAAACCCGATTTCCGTTCTGCAAGGGCAAAAATTGTTTGAGCAGGCGAAATATCTGTCGATGGTAAATTACCTGACCAACACCTCGGTATGGATTGGCGGCGAAGCCTTTTTCAGTACGCTTTCTCCTGAGCAACTGGAATTGATTCATTCAACGGGTTATGAAGCCGGCCTTTACAGCCAGAAATTAACGATTGAACGCGACGCCGAAATGCTGAAGAGCATGGAAGCGGAAGGCGTCGAAGTTATTTACCCGGATACCGAAGCATTCCGCCAGAAAGCACGCGAAGTTTACTCGCAATTCCCGGAGTGGACGCCGGGCTTGTATGAAACCATTCAACAGCAACTGCAATAA
- a CDS encoding TRAP transporter small permease produces MRFFGKLVELSAALALFILVVMTIAAVFMRYFVGQPIQWTEEMSGLLMIWVVMLGGVVAERDRAHLTIPFVVDMLPHNVKRIIASLVALLSIGLLVYMAWLGYRLAEMAQYKVTQILKVSWFWIDIAVPVGTLATAIYTLYWLINDFKQVDVGEEKQ; encoded by the coding sequence ATGCGTTTCTTTGGCAAGCTTGTAGAACTGAGCGCAGCACTGGCTTTGTTTATCCTGGTGGTAATGACCATTGCCGCCGTATTCATGCGCTATTTTGTAGGACAGCCCATTCAATGGACTGAAGAAATGTCCGGACTGCTGATGATTTGGGTGGTGATGCTGGGCGGTGTGGTGGCTGAACGTGACCGGGCGCATCTGACTATTCCTTTTGTCGTCGATATGCTCCCGCATAACGTTAAACGCATTATTGCCTCGCTGGTTGCCCTGCTTTCCATTGGGTTGCTGGTTTATATGGCCTGGCTGGGTTACCGACTGGCGGAAATGGCGCAGTATAAGGTCACGCAAATATTGAAAGTTTCCTGGTTCTGGATTGATATCGCTGTTCCCGTCGGTACTCTGGCAACGGCAATTTATACGCTCTACTGGTTAATAAACGATTTTAAACAGGTAGATGTCGGCGAGGAAAAACAATGA